In Pelodictyon luteolum DSM 273, the genomic stretch CCGGACGATGGGCAGAAAGTACACTGTACCCTACGGGCTGTATTGTTCACATGGTTTCGTTTCGGCTCACCTCGCAAATCAAACCGGCTTCTCAGCAGAAGATCTCAAACTGTTCTGGGAAGCCTTACAGAATATGTTCGAACATGACCGCTCTGCAGCCCGAGGTATGATGTCTACTCGAGGACTCTATGTTTTCGAACACAGCACAGCTTTGGGTAACGCTCCGGCCCACAAGTTGTTTGAACGGATTAAAGTGGAACGGAAGCCGGAATCAGAAGGTCCGGCTCGTTCATTTGAAGACTATACCGTTACGATAGATGAAAGCGGACTTGACGGCGTGACTTTGCATAAAATGCTGTGCTGAAAAGCATGTACGCTGCATCCGATTTCATAGCGCTCTCGGCATTGCAACACTTCGTTTATTGCCCCCGACAGTGTGCATTGATCCATATCGAACAGGTATGGGCTGAAAACAGCTTCACTGCTGAGGGTAGGGTAATGCATGAACGTGTTGACGACGGAGAAACATCGTACCGTTCGGGGGTTCGAACTACAAGGAGCGTCTTGCTACGAAGTTCTATGCTGGGTGCTTCGGGTATAGCTGACGTTGTCGAGTGGCATAAGAGCAATAGCCTTGAGGAACCGTTCCCGATAGAGTACAAGCGAGGAAGGCAGAAAAAGCATGATGCCGACAAGGTTCAACTCTGTGCCCAAGCCATCTGTCTTGAGGAGATGCTTAACCTGACAATACCTGCCGGAGCATTGTTCTATGGACAGACAAAACGGCGGTTCGATGTGACTTTCGATTCAACACTTCGAGCAAAAACCGTTTCTACTGCAGAATGCGTTCATGAACTGTTCAGGAATGGCGTCACTCCCCTGCCGGAACCCGGCCCGAAATGTACACAGTGCTCATTACAGGAGCTCTGTCTTCCTAAGGTCGTTGCACATAATCGGTCGGCTAAAGAGTATGTGCACAAACTGCTTCATGAACTGTCGGAGGGTGAAATTTGAAAAAGCTGCTCAACACGCTGTTCGTAACTA encodes the following:
- the cas4 gene encoding CRISPR-associated protein Cas4, which produces MYAASDFIALSALQHFVYCPRQCALIHIEQVWAENSFTAEGRVMHERVDDGETSYRSGVRTTRSVLLRSSMLGASGIADVVEWHKSNSLEEPFPIEYKRGRQKKHDADKVQLCAQAICLEEMLNLTIPAGALFYGQTKRRFDVTFDSTLRAKTVSTAECVHELFRNGVTPLPEPGPKCTQCSLQELCLPKVVAHNRSAKEYVHKLLHELSEGEI